From a region of the Dehalococcoidia bacterium genome:
- a CDS encoding excisionase family DNA-binding protein, with translation MRLLRVSEVSERLGCGRETIRRLIATGRLKAVKLPGGHFRIAEEDLAGLLRPAERESRG, from the coding sequence ATGAGGTTGCTGAGGGTGAGCGAGGTTTCCGAACGGCTCGGCTGTGGACGGGAGACCATCCGGCGCCTGATCGCCACGGGCAGGCTCAAGGCTGTGAAGCTGCCCGGCGGACACTTCCGCATTGCGGAGGAGGACTTGGCGGGGCTGCTGCGCCCTGCCGAGCGGGAGAGCCGTGGCTAG